Proteins encoded by one window of Nitrospira sp. CR1.1:
- a CDS encoding sugar transporter codes for MLIRWMLLVIGLSAACSPSVVVQSPTPVGAPGTEIGLVGPAISEEYIIQPGDQLEMKFFYNPDMNDGMAVRPDGRISMQLIGEVVAAGRSPNELSALLRQKYGKELKNPEITVIVRSFGSRVYVDGEVKKPGELELLRPLTVMQAISRAEGLTDRAWKEALVIRRIKGKDPLVMKLDLDDVLTGNDFSQDVGLVPFDIVYVPRSPISNVNLWVHQYIRANIPLNFGVFFNPF; via the coding sequence ATGCTAATTCGTTGGATGCTTTTGGTAATTGGACTCTCAGCTGCCTGTAGTCCGAGTGTTGTAGTTCAAAGCCCAACTCCTGTAGGCGCTCCAGGAACAGAAATTGGGTTGGTAGGCCCTGCTATCAGTGAGGAGTACATCATTCAACCTGGGGACCAACTGGAAATGAAGTTTTTTTATAATCCAGATATGAATGATGGCATGGCTGTTCGCCCAGACGGTCGAATTTCCATGCAGCTCATTGGAGAAGTCGTGGCCGCCGGCCGTTCTCCGAATGAGCTTAGTGCTCTTTTGCGGCAGAAATATGGCAAGGAGCTCAAGAATCCAGAAATTACCGTAATTGTTCGCTCCTTTGGGTCCAGGGTATATGTCGATGGAGAAGTCAAGAAACCCGGTGAGTTGGAACTGCTGCGCCCCCTTACTGTTATGCAAGCGATATCACGGGCAGAGGGCCTCACTGATCGAGCATGGAAGGAAGCTTTGGTCATCAGGCGTATCAAGGGAAAAGACCCTTTGGTGATGAAGCTTGACCTCGATGATGTGCTGACAGGGAACGACTTTAGTCAGGATGTAGGGTTGGTGCCATTCGACATCGTCTATGTTCCTAGATCACCGATCTCAAATGTCAATCTGTGGGTGCATCAATATATCCGAGCAAATATTCCATTAAATTTCGGTGTCTTTTTTAACCCGTTCTAG